Within the Astyanax mexicanus isolate ESR-SI-001 chromosome 9, AstMex3_surface, whole genome shotgun sequence genome, the region CAATCTACCTGATCCTGTGCTTCAAGCTGAAGTCTGACACACAGATCCAGATAGCAGCAGTCATGAGCATTCTGTATGCATTCCTCATGACTGGAACTATTCTCTCCATTATTGGTACATTTCATttcctttactttttttataaaatctatatatatatagccagtgCTAAAAAtgctactgtgttttttttttttatattgtatataccaAGGAAATTTTTATCTCAGATAGATATAAAATTACCATTTGTTTTAACGTTGTAAACCTAACACAGCAAACCTCAATTACATAAGTAGCTTCTGCTTTAAAAATGCCATTAAATTAATTAACTTGCATTATTTGAATTATAATATGAAGGTATGCAAAGACAATTTCTGTCCATATAAACAGTATTTCAATTAGaatcattattattacattaattattcattattacatattaattattataGTTTCTTTCTTGATGACATACACTGCAAATAGAGTGAATCTCAACTAGGGTTggacaatatggtaaaaatattgcatcacaatattaatatatatttttaagatactTAGCATGTATTGTGATACTCAGTGTCTGATAGTTTAAAATCACTATTCAAGTACTTTCCCATActaaaaacagtgacttttatttaaaaatatactgcaattcatctaagtaaactttactaattacactctctgtaataagATGTGCAGTTCATCAGTGTTCTTGTCGATACAGTcagaaaaatgataaaataatgtcATATTGTGTACTTCTAATTTCAGATTGTGTAAAGATGCAGGTTTGGACACTTGGCGCTGAAAAGAAATTGACCCCTAACTTGTCTTTAACATTTCTCTGGTAGGTGACATGGTGAAGCAGCAGACATTCATGACCCCTGCTGGCCTGTTCCTCATTAGCATGACCCTGATGTATCTCATTACAGCAGCTCTGCATCCTCAGGAGTTCTCCCTGATCGTCTATGGGCTCTTGTATTTCCTCTGCATTCCCAGCGGCTACCTCATGCTAGTGATTTACTCCATCGTCAATATGAACAATGTCACATGGGGGACGAGAGAGACCGGTGGCAAAGCTAAGACTGCAGCAGTGCATGCCATCAAGAAGCAGGTCATGCAGGCTACATGTTGTAGGTGCCCATGTGGGAGCAGCACTGAAGATGGGCCTTCAAATACGCATGAACTTTTGGAATCGAGTGTACCTGAGCAGCAAGATCTTAAAGTTCCTGCGGATTCTGAAGATGCTGGAAGgtacattttttaatgtatgcTTCTAATGTCTTAATCCCTGACCATAAATTACTACTGTTTGATGaatgatttaaatatatttacatatctcAACCTTTTATTTGCTCTTCTACAGTAGATCACATGAAAGCCAAACACAGCAAAGTCCTAAAAGTAAGTATTATACATTGCTTAAATTCCCAACTAACAGGctaattttatgttttcattccaccttaagcAGTGAGGCAGTACAGGTTCCTGGAGCAAAccgctgcagcatttaaggtggcaAAAAGATAAAAGCTGGAGAATAAACATCTATACTGGATACATTTTCTGCTATTCCACCTTAACCCTCCTgatatgttcatttgtcaggaacagcaatggtgttcctgggtcaatttgacccggtgcatttttaattatccaaaagcatccaaaaaaatcctaacaagcagtgtaaatatttaattactaactccattactaattattctatcaatatttagtgcaatagtgttccttacctttaacaagtaatggttcaattaggatcatttcttcttttttccattaaaaaaaaaaacatgttcaaacttttttttatgtttcactcctttattaattaaaaaaaaaacatataaaacacaatagttttacataacattgaaacataacattgcaattttgtcttagtttttgtttttgcaggggttggttgtaaatatgtgagatgaaccattttcatataatatgttgattatattaattaaggcaagcagaagaagtttcatactgaaaaaaatctattttaactatttttctagatcttcaaactttaaaacgggtcaaattgacctgtaacataacaggagggttaagagcTTCAGCTGTCATATTAACGTTCAcgttttgtttttgtatatatttctatatattatatatttatatgcatttactgtatatttctatATCTCATCTCTAGGCTGGATTGAAGAATTGCAAACAAAATCGGATGACTTCTcgttacacacagctgcactttCAGAGGTAGGGTGTTTGTTTACAGACTTGATGGTGTTTAAAACATGTGGAGCTCTTCTATTGACATTTTTAACTTGTGAACAAATTTTCCAGGATGAAGTTGAGTTTTGGAAAGAGCTTCAGAAACAGTATTTAGAGCCTCTTAATGAGAATCCAGAACAGCAGGAAACAATTGCCAAGGACCTCAAAGACCTCAGAAACAAAGTGAGTCTGAATTGAATGTACATGCACATCTCAGTATACTctccaatttaaaaaaaagaggctTCACATGATTTGGGTCTGAACAATGGGCCTCAATAACCACCATTTCAAGCTTTAAAATTAGTCCAAGATAGAaagattggccttgctctctttgtgagagtagatggcgctctcatcACATTAATCACAAGATTATGCTGCTCAGCACAGacgtctgttagctgatatatcagagctgGTATGCTGCACTTTCCTGGCTCCACTGGCTGAGTCCACAATGCTATGCTCTGCGGCAGTTCAAGAAGAGAGAGGCAGTATCTGACATCACATGTATTAGATGAGGCATGAACATGCCTTCACCATCCTAGTGTCctaggggcattactagtgatagggctATGATAGATCCCTAGTGGGTGGCTTCAACAATTGGTCCTCCAAATTAGGCAGGAAATGggataaaatgtatttgtattacaAACATAGTTCTTTATAGAGCCTCTTTGGCATTACTCTTTTTACTCTTTTCAAATGTGTATAGTTTCTGAAATTACCCTTGTTGTTCCAATGAAATCTgatgcaaaaaatatgatttgttcTGTTTTAACACAGGTTACATTTGGCTTCTTTATCTGCAATGCTATCTGGCTAGTGGCCACCATGTTTCTCCAAGCCATTGGCAACTCAATCTCGCTGTCCATTCCAAAAATCTATCCGAATGGGACGCTTGCAGAGGGCGAATCATTTTCGGTCGATCCAATATCACTGATGTTTCTTCTAAGCTTTGCATTACTGCTGTTCATGCAGTTTTTTGCAATGCTTTACCACAGGTAACTAAACATATAAGCTAAAGGTCCATCTAGACGAATGTATTGTTcttgcagttttgtttaattcTGTTATGTTCCATTAAATGAATTTATTTGTTGTTCGTCCACCTTCAGAATCTACACGCTAATCCATTTTGTGGCTTATGTTGGCACGGAGAGCAAAGCTATCCAAAAACAGTCAAACCAAAAGGTATTCATTCAGGTTCTTATTGTTTAATGTTCATTCGATAAAAATGTAATGGATACTGTAAGTGGCTGATTTTTGGTACTGTCTTGTCTTGATAGGCTCCTAAAGCTTTGGAAACAAGCTCCCACAACAAGAACAAGCCTGACACATCAATATGCATACAAAATCCAGCTGCGGAAGAGACTGGAGCTTGGGTATGAGGCCAAAACTGTGTTTACCTCAATGCTGGAGTTGGCCTGGGTGATAAGACACTGCAATGCACTTTTTTATatcaaatgtttatttatttaatcagtgAAATGAAACATACTTCAAAGTGTACAGCCTTTATTTGAATAGGTTCCATACTGCTGTACTGATCCTCGGTACTGTACTTTCTTTCTATTGTACATTGAAACTAATGAAagagacatttttattttaaaataaaaagcaagaatacaaaaactgactgaaaaactCAATGACATTTGACCTTAAACCCAAGATACCTACAGAaaattatataatacattttacaatatttacatgttttaaatgaAGTGGTGTTGAATATACTGTATAggagaagaagtaaaaaaaaataacatgcatTTACAATAGAGGCTAATGTAAAAAGACTTAATTCCTAGACATTTTGAAACAAAACAGTGTAATTCTGTTGAATCTCTTTCTCTAGAGTGTTCTGTACTTTTCCTCTGCCTGGTTCTATAAGCCTGGAGATTGTTTTGGGACAGTGGAGGTGATAACTGGCTATAATCTGTGTTTGCTCCTGCTTTCCTGTGGGAGAAAGTAAAGCTATGACTACAGGTTAAAGTTTTGTCTTTTCACCTTGTCAATAAATCAAACTTTCCCCCCAAAAAAGTGTGAAGCTGGGACCAGTTTGAAAAGAGTTTTACAGGAGCATTTTAACCTGTTTGAAATAGGTGATTTCagtatgaatataaaaaaatattaaagttacAATTACAGTTAAATCTCTAATTCTTTTCTGagtgtttttcatttattattgttCAATAACTATTCCATGAGCCCGATGATGTTGTTGATGATGTAAGCTTGCATACTTAGCATTTAATGTTAGTCACTCTTTGGACACACACTGATCATTTGAACATGTTGAAGGCAGTCACTGTGCAGAGTgcagagaatgacccaccaccctaataatacctgctctgtggtggttctctGGGATCTTAACCATTAAAGAAGAGGGTGAAAAGGTGCAGAGACCCAGGTGAACTATAGAGGCTGTAATTATAGTACTAAACTACAGTGTACTCAAATAGGGTCAGTGTATCTGCTTAGATGGACAGAGGATGTAGAAATAAGAAGGTGGTCATGAAAGACTGACTGGACTGTGTGCGTCTAAGCTGTGCATGTCTATTGATGTCCCAACTGAGTATTGACCTCAGCTGAGTGGTTTTGGATTTGTGAACTTGAAAACTCCAGGTGAATAAAGAGCAACAGCAAAGATAGACATTCAATATTTATAaagatatactgtataatgttaGTTTGTACTATTAATGCTatacagtggaactgtgttagTGTTTAAAAGCAGGCATGTTTGGTAAAACCTGCAAGAGAGGCTTCAGTGAAAAGTTCTGTCTTGGTTCATTAAATCAGAGTCGGGGTAGACGAGGAAGCCAGTGAAGGTAGTGTAGCGTCCCTGGTTGCTGTAGACAGCGTAGCGCTCGTCCTGCTGGCTATACAACCACACCACATCTCCTCTATTCAGCGGTAACATGAGACTCTGGCTTTGCATCTCTCTTTTGCGTGACATGTCCTCGTCGAACACCATGGCCTGCACCTCTCCTCTGCCTGTCATCAGCTTGACCGACACGGCTCTCCGAGGGTGCTTCCCCACTGTGAAGGCGAAGAAGTAGACCCCCGGGACGTGGCATGTGAAGTGGCCTGAGGACTTGTTGAAATGCCCACCGATGTTGACGTACTCAACATCGAATGTCAGTGCCTCCCTCTTGCGCCTCCTATTTTCTCCCAGGGTGGAGAAAGTCCTAGCTACTGAAAACGCAGACCTGGATTCCTCTGAGGGTTCCCTTCTACCCCAGCTGTAGTTAGGGTCTGCAGGGGGTGGGCAGTCTGGGTGAATTTCTGCTGGGCTCAAATGGTTGTTAAGGAAGCCCATGGAAGTTCTAGATTCTGGATACACCAAGTAGCCACTGAAAGTGATGTAAGGTCCAACGTTGCTGTAAAGGGCATAATCTGGGCTTTCCTGCACCAACAGCCATACCGTGTCCATGGGCTTCAGGCTAATCATGGCACTCTGGCTCTGCATCTTTCGGCCTTTTCTCCTGAACTCGTTGTAAGCCATGGCCTGCACCTCCAGCCCGTTCTTCACCAGCATGATGGACAGCAGCTTCTTTGGGTATTTACCTACAGTGAAGCTGAAGTAGTACGCACCCGGGACCCGGCAGCGGAAGCGGCCTGTGTCCGGATTAAAGTCGCTGCCCACGTTGACCAGAAGGCGGTCGAAGGTTACGGCTCGCTGAGAGCCACCCAGCACGCTGCTGCTGCGCGTGGCGGAGAAGGCCGAACCTGAGCCGGGCATCATGGGAGGGCTATGGAAAGGGGTGGCGATGGTCAGGCAGGCGAACAGAACTGTAAGACAGAACACACTTCTGGAAGAGCTCCAGAAGGTCACACCTGGGAATAGGACACAGTGGGTGAAGACAGTTAAGCAGATattttaaatttgtgttttgtgtcattaatttataattaaaagtgttgtcaatattttatttatacattcatATTTCAATCATTAATATACatggacaataaataaaaatgcaactgAGACAATATATTTCTTTGAATACAGGGCTGCAAATCATaacaaaaacaaagataaaaaaacaaatctttaaTAGAAGTCAAGAGTTAATTTATCCTAGAGTTTGAAGacaatgtagagaaaaaaaaatccatgttcaAATCAAGTAAAAAtgttaagaaaaacaaaatgtaaaaaatttacttttttacatttatgaaaaaaaaaatcattaattcatttattattaagatAATTAATTAAGATAAGCTGTAGTGATTTATTAAATTGTGTACACAAAACATCTGAAGGTGGTGCAaatttataaaacaaattatGAAATTCATATTTACAATTTGTGTATTTACTCCGTTCAGACTCTACATCATAAATGCAGtagtataattattaaaaattgttttattgGCTTTCCAATACACAGCAATGCATTCAAACTTTCTAAAATGTCTCTGTAGTCATATTGCATTGACTAAAAAACAATAACCAAGCATCCTAACATGTTAGTTTGTAGAATGTAAGAGCAGGAATGTCTACACAAAATTATTTATACCTGTAGAAATTTTTTAAGCAAGTGTGAAAAAAGTTTGCGCACCCAGATATTATATCATTATGTGTAAAAAGACAAATATAAGACATAGACACAAACATTCTATAATCAAACACAACACTGCAGTGGCTTGTTGTACTAATCAGTAACACATTCAACTCACTGTTTAAAATATGCCAAATATTTTAATTACACTCGCAAAAAAATTCTGCATCAACAAAATCTTTTACACACCTGCACAAAACTATTTCACGCATACACAGCTGCAAATGCACATGCACATAAAAGGTAATATACAACTGCAGATGCTCGATTATTTATCACCCTCATTTGACTCCATATAAACACTGCTCCAATGTAAACTAATGAGTTTACTTTTTATGCATATTTAAAGGTGGAAAAACAGGATCTCAAGGGCCTTAACCTCCATCTACTGGCGAAGCACTGAAGTGGTTGAAATGCCATTCGGACGGGTTAGGAAGTCTGGTTTAGCCTTGTCAGACTACATTCTGCCTTTCATATCAAGTGCTCAGTCAAAGCAGTAACGCCTCTAATTCAGCTGGTATTGTCTGTTCACTCTGTGCACAGGCAGAAGGCTATAGATTAGGCCCTGGTTCATCTGCTCCTGTGTCCTGGAACAATGGCATATTTGGGAGAGGATGATGTGGGCCATGAGATAGCATTTTTTCCCTCCCTTTGCTGATAAGTAAAGATCCTGTTTGAAAGTAATACATGAAGGTCAGAAGAAGATGTTCTGAGGGTCGGTTTATGGAAAAGGAGTGATGAATTGTAATGAATTGTATAGATTGTGGTTGGAGTGTAAGACCAGACTGACCTGAACAAATAAATCTAAGTGCAATAGTGACAAAGTCATTACGCAATGCTGATGATTTATTCATGAAATTAAAATGTGCATCAGATTATGATgctaaatataaaataactaaatgtAATTACATCAATGTACATCAGAGAGACTTATGTGATGTGCAATCTGGATATAATATCCAATAAATTAGTTCAATATAATCGTATAGATTATGTAGCTCACTGTTCTTTAGTTTCTGTATCAAACAACTTGAATTTCAGTTTTATAAACCCTGAAATAGAAACTGGTGTGACTCCACAAGGAGTTATGATACCATCAGAAAATTAAAATCACATATTTCATAGCTTTTGCATGAAGATTAACAAGTAATAAGTAATGTACAAGTAACAAGTAATTAACAAGTAATAAGCCAATGGTTTTATGGGTTAATGTGTTGATTTGTTGTAAATACATTTTGAgaaaatacacacataaacaaataCCTTTCCAGACTCAAATGTACCTACAACCCTCTATCTGAATGTctcagagagctctttggatctggTAATGGTGATACTACTCACATCAACACACTAGTCAAGAACCAACAAATTAAATTCAATATGTTTATGGGGTTTAAATATGACAGGCTCCCCTCTAGTCTTGTTCTAACCATTATAGTCATtctagctatttaaaaaaaatgtggggtGTAATACCTTTTACAACAtaaataatttgtatttatattaattatgtttCACGTTTTTGTCCTCTTTTGTTTGTTCAGTATTGTTAAATCAGTTCTTTATGAGAAACTGCTATTATAATGTTTGCATTAGGTCTTCTCAGTCAACATTTTCTATTCAGAAAGTTTTTCTCTGCATCAGTTGACCGTGTTCTCAGCAATAAACCCAAAAAGCAAAAGCATTGCATGAACTAACTGTGGCCTAGAACGTCTGATTACTCAACTGTTCGACACTTTTTCATCTAAGGTGACAAAATACAAGTTAACACGCTGATTTGAATCTGTTGTTCTAcctattatttcctttttttagcagcagcagcagcagcagaagtggtGATTCCTGTTCTACATACCTGTTCTAGGCAGTTGCAGAGAGTTCATGTCTCTCACCAGCTGTGTTCCTCTCCTCCTGCGAGCCTTTCCAACACTCAGCAGCCACAGCACTGATAACCAACTATTTTAATCCTCCTGCGCAGGACCAGCTCATCCAAGATCCAGTGCCCCCTCCCTCCAAAAGATTTCtctttcattcactcactcacacacacacacacacgcacacacactcacacacacacacacacacacacacacacacacagcactaccTCAGTCTCTCACTTTTgaaccacaaataaaaaaaaatagaaaattataaGAGTTTAGAAGACTCTATGCTCATTTTTTGTTCTGAGGTCATGCAGATCTCAGgccacctttaaaaaaacatgtttaacttTGTTACATCAGCTGAGTACTTCATGACGTTTCCTCATTTGACCCGGACTGTAACATGATTTGATTTTGATCTGGTGACACATTCCAAAAGTTCCTCAATATAGAATTATACACATCTGTGCCGAGTTAACATCTTTACGGGAAAAGGAATAACAACATTTAACTTTCAGAGGAAATCAATCTAAAAAGATTTTACTTTAACAGATTCTCATCATGTCTGTTACATGTCTGAAACAATTTAAACTGCTGTACACAATCATGTAATT harbors:
- the c1qtnf13 gene encoding complement C1q tumor necrosis factor-related protein 4, whose amino-acid sequence is MNSLQLPRTGVTFWSSSRSVFCLTVLFACLTIATPFHSPPMMPGSGSAFSATRSSSVLGGSQRAVTFDRLLVNVGSDFNPDTGRFRCRVPGAYYFSFTVGKYPKKLLSIMLVKNGLEVQAMAYNEFRRKGRKMQSQSAMISLKPMDTVWLLVQESPDYALYSNVGPYITFSGYLVYPESRTSMGFLNNHLSPAEIHPDCPPPADPNYSWGRREPSEESRSAFSVARTFSTLGENRRRKREALTFDVEYVNIGGHFNKSSGHFTCHVPGVYFFAFTVGKHPRRAVSVKLMTGRGEVQAMVFDEDMSRKREMQSQSLMLPLNRGDVVWLYSQQDERYAVYSNQGRYTTFTGFLVYPDSDLMNQDRTFH